A portion of the Actomonas aquatica genome contains these proteins:
- a CDS encoding efflux RND transporter periplasmic adaptor subunit: MKKFIAVLVVVVAGVAAAVMLNRPTATVRAAWQGKALQSVPGSVTVQAEYDMALKSEVGGRVQDSALDTGASFAEGDFLVQIDSSDLELEIERIQTEYDAAKARIELGSTIALELETAQERLAEDKRLLDSGNFSQSEYRKRERAVQQIENKLKTEEVNNDLLLASYRNTLAQRRRQLAKMRITAPFDCVVSEVYARPGDLIGSNSPIALLISTSRTVEARISEENFSNIALGQRASVRLLGYGNQQFNATVSKVLPAADAETQRYIVHLNVDIPLDQLVPGLTGEVSIITNERDGTTLIPRRALIGDKVMVVSDGVVEIRSVEAGYESLNEVEIVSGISPGELVITEELDLYRDGDRVNVEERG; encoded by the coding sequence ATGAAAAAATTTATCGCTGTTTTGGTAGTGGTCGTGGCCGGTGTGGCCGCGGCTGTCATGTTGAATCGACCGACCGCCACCGTGCGCGCGGCGTGGCAAGGCAAGGCGCTGCAGTCGGTGCCTGGAAGTGTTACGGTGCAGGCCGAATACGACATGGCGCTCAAATCTGAGGTCGGTGGCCGGGTGCAGGACTCTGCTCTCGATACCGGAGCCAGCTTCGCGGAAGGCGACTTTTTGGTGCAGATCGATTCGAGCGATCTGGAGCTCGAGATCGAGCGCATCCAAACGGAGTATGACGCCGCCAAGGCCCGTATCGAACTGGGATCGACGATCGCTCTCGAACTCGAGACCGCGCAGGAACGGTTGGCAGAAGACAAGCGCCTCTTGGACTCGGGTAACTTCTCACAATCTGAGTATCGCAAGCGCGAGCGCGCGGTGCAGCAGATCGAGAACAAGCTGAAGACCGAGGAGGTGAACAACGACCTCCTGCTCGCCAGCTACCGCAATACCCTCGCGCAGCGTCGCCGCCAACTGGCCAAGATGCGCATCACGGCGCCGTTTGATTGCGTCGTATCCGAAGTCTACGCCCGGCCGGGTGACCTGATCGGTTCCAATTCGCCGATCGCCTTGCTCATCTCGACCAGCCGCACCGTTGAGGCCCGCATCAGCGAGGAGAACTTCTCCAACATCGCTCTGGGCCAACGCGCTTCCGTGCGCTTGCTCGGTTACGGCAACCAACAATTTAACGCGACGGTTTCCAAGGTGTTGCCGGCGGCTGATGCCGAGACGCAGCGCTACATCGTTCATCTGAACGTCGATATCCCGCTCGACCAGTTGGTCCCGGGTCTGACCGGTGAGGTCAGTATCATCACGAACGAGCGTGATGGCACGACCCTCATCCCGCGACGTGCCCTGATCGGCGATAAGGTTATGGTCGTGAGTGACGGCGTCGTAGAAATCCGCTCGGTGGAAGCCGGTTACGAGAGTCTCAACGAAGTCGAAATCGTCAGCGGTATCAGCCCGGGCGAGCTCGTGATCACGGAAGAACTCGATCTCTATCGGGATGGCGATCGGGTGAATGTTGAGGAGCGCGGCTGA
- a CDS encoding TolC family protein translates to MLFSSCRSFGRYFVGAVLGALSLGISASAQPALEMPEDSLPQLREFIDHALRQSPRAIVRGFDEAVADADLLTAKSARLPNLSASADMVRSEEDRGDFSEPQTADKVYYRVSMSQPIYHWGVISRNIQNAKIRRDIEAGRTRQAMLTMVNEIRRKYLELMIQKKVVERYRFSMQLVDEKLADAEEKRRLNTLSEGELQAQRQSHKRSLVGVRYQEDGYMVAKSMFSRMVGVDLITDDDIADEFPELNTEDDAAAIESLALRFKSMADPTNLDLQIQLKELEIKQKELKNAKMSLRPRVNAIAGLTQDEQSYSANIGNRYEYQSLYAGIGVYWTIWDGFASRGAVRASLNRMRAAEVNYESTKNRIFDDIDSLERQLDYRSMEVSVEDEELVIARNHLNYTQQRFDRGEASENELSQARINLLERWGGTMTARMGYWERLFHFLSLMDADPAADLLPANSR, encoded by the coding sequence ATGTTGTTCTCCTCCTGCCGTTCCTTTGGACGCTACTTTGTCGGTGCCGTGTTGGGTGCCCTCAGCCTCGGAATCAGCGCTTCGGCTCAACCGGCGCTCGAAATGCCGGAAGACTCCCTGCCGCAGTTGCGGGAATTTATCGACCACGCCCTGCGGCAATCCCCGCGAGCGATCGTGCGTGGCTTCGACGAGGCGGTTGCCGACGCCGACCTGCTGACCGCCAAGTCAGCCCGTCTACCCAACCTCAGCGCTTCGGCGGACATGGTCCGTTCCGAAGAAGACCGGGGCGATTTCTCGGAGCCGCAAACGGCGGACAAGGTCTACTACCGCGTCTCGATGTCGCAGCCGATTTACCACTGGGGGGTGATCTCCCGTAACATCCAAAATGCGAAGATTCGCCGCGATATCGAGGCCGGCCGCACTCGCCAGGCGATGCTGACCATGGTAAACGAAATCCGGAGAAAATACCTCGAGCTCATGATCCAGAAAAAAGTGGTCGAGCGTTACCGCTTCAGCATGCAGTTGGTGGACGAGAAGCTGGCCGATGCGGAGGAAAAGCGACGCCTCAATACGCTTTCAGAGGGTGAACTTCAGGCCCAGCGCCAATCTCACAAACGATCTCTGGTGGGCGTGCGGTATCAGGAGGATGGCTACATGGTCGCGAAATCGATGTTCAGCCGCATGGTGGGCGTGGACTTGATCACCGATGACGACATCGCCGACGAGTTTCCCGAGCTCAATACGGAGGATGATGCCGCGGCGATCGAAAGCCTCGCCTTGCGGTTCAAGAGCATGGCCGATCCGACCAATCTCGATCTCCAGATCCAGCTCAAAGAACTGGAAATCAAGCAGAAGGAGCTCAAAAACGCCAAGATGAGCCTGCGCCCTCGCGTCAACGCCATCGCGGGCCTGACTCAGGACGAGCAGAGCTATTCGGCCAACATTGGTAACCGCTACGAATACCAATCCCTCTACGCGGGTATCGGCGTGTATTGGACGATCTGGGACGGATTCGCCAGCCGTGGTGCGGTGCGTGCGTCGCTCAATCGCATGCGCGCTGCCGAGGTGAACTACGAGTCGACCAAGAACCGGATTTTTGACGATATCGACAGCCTCGAACGGCAGCTCGACTACCGCTCGATGGAGGTCTCAGTCGAAGACGAAGAGTTGGTAATTGCGCGAAATCACCTCAACTACACGCAGCAGCGTTTCGATCGAGGGGAGGCTTCGGAAAACGAATTGTCGCAGGCTCGCATCAATCTGCTCGAGCGGTGGGGCGGAACCATGACGGCTCGCATGGGTTATTGGGAACGTTTGTTCCACTTCCTGAGTCTGATGGATGCTGATCCGGCTGCGGATTTGTTGCCGGCTAATTCCCGATGA
- a CDS encoding ABC transporter permease — protein MPATTLASANRLPSLWQSRDLLWQFTQRSIELRHRGSHLGLAWSFVQPLLMLGLYVVVFGFIFDGTFGVLPDESRVDYALGIFLGLTLFHFIAETFSVAPTVIVGNPNFVKKVVFPLGILPASTVGTAAFHLLISLGLVFIGVIFFGEGLSWSALWLPLILIPIIFLALGVTYAVSALGVFWRDLQQLTQFTTLALMYASAIFFPASKVPPSIWMFLRFNPLLLAIELSRDVLLWHRPLNWHHLVYLWFASLLTFFIGRWVFERLRPAFADVL, from the coding sequence ATGCCTGCCACCACCCTCGCGTCCGCAAACCGGTTGCCCAGCCTGTGGCAATCCCGCGACCTGCTGTGGCAATTCACCCAGCGTTCCATCGAGCTGCGTCATCGCGGCAGTCACCTCGGCTTGGCGTGGTCGTTTGTCCAACCGCTCCTCATGCTCGGCCTCTATGTGGTCGTGTTTGGGTTCATTTTTGATGGCACCTTCGGCGTCCTGCCCGACGAGTCCCGCGTCGACTACGCCCTCGGCATTTTCCTCGGCCTTACCCTCTTTCATTTCATCGCCGAGACCTTCTCGGTCGCTCCGACCGTGATCGTCGGAAACCCCAATTTCGTGAAGAAGGTCGTCTTCCCGCTCGGCATCCTGCCGGCGTCCACCGTAGGCACCGCCGCCTTTCACCTGCTCATCAGCTTGGGCCTCGTTTTCATCGGCGTCATTTTCTTCGGCGAGGGCCTGAGCTGGAGCGCACTGTGGCTGCCGTTGATCCTAATCCCCATCATTTTCCTCGCCCTGGGCGTCACCTATGCGGTCTCGGCCTTGGGCGTATTCTGGCGCGACCTCCAACAGCTCACCCAGTTCACAACGCTCGCACTCATGTATGCCAGCGCCATCTTCTTCCCGGCTTCCAAGGTGCCGCCGTCGATCTGGATGTTCCTGCGCTTCAACCCGCTGCTGTTGGCCATCGAACTCTCCCGCGACGTGCTCCTGTGGCACCGCCCGCTCAATTGGCACCATCTCGTTTACCTTTGGTTCGCCAGCCTGCTGACCTTCTTCATCGGCCGTTGGGTCTTTGAACGACTCCGCCCGGCATTTGCCGATGTGCTCTGA
- a CDS encoding ABC transporter ATP-binding protein, whose protein sequence is MSEAPLVIAAHGIGKAYRIWESPGARLSAAFWQGLDRRIPGQNGPLNRALAERARRGFRDFHALQDIELEVRRGESVGIIGRNGSGKSTLLQIIAGTLRPSTGDVAVQGRVAAQLELGAGFNPEFSGRENVYLYGAVLGLDRAAMDAKFDEVASFADIGEFLEEPVKTYSSGMMTRLAFAVSTCVEPEVLIIDEALSVGDAPFQAKCFRRLRKLIDEGVSLLFVSHDLATVRSVCSRALWLKDGRTAAWGDAKTVCREYEKFCWREQGINFDDDGPSGGSAKAQILAGAKSDGESTDEEPVGDAEEAAPALSPIDKLLDSAAADFAQRASEAGRVGTGVARFDSCVLTATNGELIQRVDFEQEAVFHTRITAREAIDSDIVIGLAIFNVKGERIAGVQNVHEELRLKLAAGESTYASVQMRFPFTHEKYAARLTLMGFQDGDRTVNGIYDFNRSIIFDQVTDALFFEVQLHAPFPIGPAVCLPAHITLSSTPPALS, encoded by the coding sequence ATGAGCGAAGCCCCATTGGTCATCGCCGCCCACGGCATCGGCAAAGCCTACCGCATCTGGGAATCTCCCGGTGCCCGCCTCTCCGCCGCCTTCTGGCAGGGACTAGATCGGCGCATCCCCGGCCAAAACGGCCCCCTCAATCGCGCTCTGGCCGAACGCGCTCGCCGCGGGTTTCGCGACTTCCACGCCTTGCAGGATATCGAGCTCGAAGTGCGCCGCGGTGAGAGCGTCGGCATTATCGGCCGCAATGGTTCCGGCAAATCCACCCTGCTTCAAATCATCGCCGGCACCCTCCGCCCCTCGACCGGCGATGTGGCCGTGCAAGGTCGTGTCGCCGCCCAACTCGAGCTCGGCGCGGGCTTCAACCCGGAGTTCTCCGGTCGCGAAAACGTCTACCTCTACGGTGCAGTGCTCGGTCTCGATCGAGCCGCCATGGATGCCAAATTTGATGAGGTCGCGTCCTTCGCCGATATCGGCGAATTTTTGGAGGAACCGGTAAAAACCTACTCCAGCGGCATGATGACCCGGCTCGCGTTTGCCGTGAGCACCTGCGTCGAACCCGAAGTGCTCATTATCGACGAAGCACTCAGCGTGGGCGACGCACCCTTCCAGGCGAAGTGCTTCCGCCGCCTGCGCAAACTCATCGATGAAGGAGTGAGCCTACTGTTCGTGTCCCACGACCTCGCCACGGTCCGTTCCGTCTGCTCGCGTGCCCTCTGGCTCAAGGACGGTCGCACCGCCGCGTGGGGCGACGCCAAGACGGTTTGCCGCGAATACGAAAAGTTCTGTTGGCGCGAACAGGGGATCAACTTCGACGACGACGGCCCCTCCGGCGGCTCCGCCAAAGCCCAGATCCTCGCCGGCGCGAAGTCGGACGGCGAATCCACAGACGAGGAGCCCGTCGGAGATGCGGAGGAGGCCGCGCCCGCCCTCTCCCCCATCGATAAACTGCTCGATTCGGCCGCAGCCGATTTCGCCCAACGCGCCTCCGAAGCCGGTCGGGTCGGCACCGGCGTCGCCCGCTTCGACAGCTGCGTGCTCACGGCCACGAACGGTGAGTTGATTCAGCGCGTCGATTTCGAGCAGGAGGCGGTCTTCCACACCCGGATCACCGCGCGAGAAGCCATCGATTCGGACATCGTGATCGGACTCGCGATTTTTAACGTCAAAGGCGAGCGCATCGCCGGCGTGCAAAACGTCCACGAGGAATTGCGCCTCAAACTCGCAGCTGGCGAGAGCACCTACGCGTCGGTGCAAATGCGTTTCCCTTTCACCCACGAAAAATACGCCGCCCGTCTCACCTTGATGGGCTTTCAAGACGGCGATCGCACCGTCAACGGCATCTACGACTTCAATCGCAGCATCATCTTTGATCAGGTGACCGACGCGTTGTTTTTTGAAGTGCAGCTCCACGCTCCCTTCCCGATTGGCCCCGCCGTGTGCTTGCCCGCTCACATCACGCTGAGCTCAACCCCGCCCGCCTTGTCATGA
- a CDS encoding lipopolysaccharide kinase InaA family protein → MSIGPSRPDYGPALHAMIARIDAELGSPAQPSRQLTTAPAAPTSRSWRQLEEAAERFAAAWTSRRDGLGSFKRIGRATIEADNTVVATTKPWEFQGWLPFASRRVLRLNGALAEVELEVTQGEVGIAILADDGSQFVGKRYVATVGRHQLQLPIRSDEVKGIVFCSTDAVETPARFCIRRTALLKIDPESPAAQHLREQFLAAGNPPPETDDPDAVPATVPLVLFHLLGQGKLHAVRALLHAARQLTGDTPAWFPARLSELLQQFDGLKDRGDQPTAVPPATTTPTPSTSPEPTERAAAELLALRHLTTGADLVPLQLELLEFGFTLDLIGSVHAKPLQFTWQRQALASTLVPRGLLASLLAVIGDRLRGDLQSLRVEASTTTTGTELWLHSDLAHGDLQYRDFTGNAAALHHHLNDPRCASPRLEHRLGEENAIGLIWPDTNEEADLPDLSWTAGDDVAATTQLYIGQNGGEIRRRGGLCYKLSPTESTKPNDLVDEAKLSRQLAELDFVVPVLSAHRWPEGSAMSYPFQAGTTLAQAALDATPAPVDQPAIIRQVTDALVELNQRGIQHRDVRAENILLRPDGTIVVLDFDQARPHADADDFGNEWDAEAVCAGFGGMLRQLHWERDYLATAGQLGFAWELGRHSAANSPGKHACYYAWRWGPLALEGERPWSLRWQLLRPAFRREGVAPGRFLELGANLGLLSTYASLEGWEARGIERDGVAVTAAQRIAATLGASSQFSRGDLTSPALFADLDDTYDMVSALSVVHWLPDPAPVEAFLRRQPRLLFEGHRAIADEEAYLHELGFETVSLLGYSERLRPILLATRAS, encoded by the coding sequence ATGAGCATTGGCCCCTCTCGCCCAGATTACGGTCCAGCGCTGCACGCGATGATCGCGCGGATCGATGCCGAGCTGGGTTCTCCGGCTCAGCCCAGTCGCCAACTCACCACGGCCCCGGCCGCTCCCACGTCTCGTTCTTGGCGCCAGCTTGAAGAAGCGGCCGAGCGCTTCGCCGCCGCCTGGACCTCGCGGCGCGATGGCTTGGGCTCTTTCAAGCGTATCGGACGTGCCACCATCGAGGCCGACAACACCGTCGTCGCCACCACCAAACCGTGGGAGTTCCAAGGCTGGCTCCCCTTCGCTTCCCGCCGCGTTTTGCGACTCAACGGAGCATTGGCCGAGGTTGAATTGGAGGTCACCCAAGGTGAAGTGGGCATCGCGATCCTGGCGGACGACGGCTCCCAATTTGTCGGCAAACGCTACGTCGCCACTGTCGGTCGCCACCAGCTGCAGCTGCCGATCCGCAGCGACGAGGTGAAAGGCATCGTTTTTTGCAGCACGGATGCCGTCGAGACGCCGGCGCGTTTTTGCATCCGACGCACCGCCCTCCTCAAGATCGATCCGGAATCACCCGCCGCCCAGCACTTGCGGGAACAGTTTCTGGCCGCCGGCAATCCACCGCCCGAAACGGATGACCCCGACGCGGTTCCGGCGACCGTGCCGCTGGTGCTCTTCCATCTCCTCGGTCAGGGCAAACTGCACGCCGTGCGTGCCCTGCTTCACGCGGCGCGCCAACTTACTGGCGACACGCCCGCTTGGTTCCCGGCCCGACTCAGCGAATTGTTGCAACAATTCGACGGCCTCAAAGATCGCGGCGACCAGCCGACTGCGGTCCCGCCCGCCACCACCACGCCCACGCCTTCGACTTCCCCCGAACCAACCGAGCGAGCCGCCGCAGAGCTACTCGCCCTGCGTCACCTCACGACCGGGGCAGACCTCGTTCCACTCCAGCTCGAGTTGCTGGAATTCGGCTTCACTTTGGACCTCATCGGCAGCGTCCACGCCAAACCGCTGCAGTTCACTTGGCAGCGTCAGGCGCTCGCCTCGACCCTCGTGCCCCGCGGTCTGCTCGCGTCGTTGCTGGCCGTCATTGGTGACCGCCTCCGCGGCGACCTCCAATCGCTGCGCGTCGAAGCTTCGACCACGACCACCGGCACCGAACTCTGGCTGCACAGCGATCTTGCCCACGGCGACCTCCAGTATCGCGACTTCACCGGCAATGCCGCCGCACTGCACCACCACCTCAACGATCCCCGCTGCGCCTCCCCGCGCCTGGAACACCGCTTGGGTGAGGAAAACGCCATCGGCCTGATCTGGCCGGATACCAACGAAGAGGCCGACCTCCCCGATCTGAGTTGGACCGCAGGAGACGATGTTGCTGCGACCACGCAACTTTACATCGGGCAAAACGGCGGCGAGATCCGGCGACGCGGCGGCCTCTGCTACAAACTCTCGCCCACCGAATCCACCAAGCCCAACGACTTGGTCGACGAAGCGAAACTGTCCCGCCAACTCGCGGAACTCGATTTTGTGGTCCCGGTGCTCAGCGCGCATCGCTGGCCCGAGGGTTCGGCCATGTCCTATCCCTTCCAAGCGGGCACCACCTTGGCCCAGGCAGCCTTGGACGCCACTCCCGCCCCCGTCGACCAACCTGCCATCATTCGTCAGGTCACCGACGCCTTGGTGGAGCTCAACCAGCGAGGTATCCAGCACCGCGACGTTCGCGCCGAAAACATCCTGCTGCGTCCCGACGGCACGATCGTGGTGCTCGACTTCGACCAAGCCCGCCCCCACGCGGACGCTGACGACTTCGGCAACGAATGGGATGCCGAGGCGGTGTGCGCTGGCTTTGGCGGTATGCTGCGACAACTGCACTGGGAGCGCGACTATCTCGCCACCGCCGGCCAACTCGGTTTCGCGTGGGAACTCGGCCGTCACTCCGCCGCCAATTCCCCCGGCAAACACGCCTGCTACTACGCTTGGCGCTGGGGTCCCCTTGCCCTCGAGGGTGAGCGCCCGTGGTCGCTGCGCTGGCAGCTGTTGCGCCCGGCTTTCCGCCGCGAAGGCGTGGCCCCTGGACGCTTTCTCGAGCTTGGTGCCAATCTCGGCCTGCTCTCCACCTATGCTTCGTTGGAAGGCTGGGAAGCCCGCGGCATCGAGCGTGATGGGGTCGCCGTCACCGCCGCCCAGCGCATCGCCGCCACCCTCGGCGCGTCCTCCCAATTCTCCCGCGGTGACCTTACCTCGCCGGCCCTTTTCGCGGACCTCGACGACACCTACGACATGGTTTCGGCCCTTTCAGTCGTGCACTGGCTACCCGACCCTGCCCCGGTCGAGGCCTTCCTCCGCCGTCAGCCCCGCCTTCTCTTCGAAGGCCATCGCGCCATTGCCGACGAAGAAGCTTACCTTCACGAATTGGGCTTCGAAACCGTTAGCCTCCTCGGTTATTCGGAAAGATTACGTCCGATTCTACTAGCGACTCGCGCGTCCTGA
- a CDS encoding NAD(+) synthase: MPASSDFGFLRIATVCPELRVADVVFNLDQHHRCLAQAAAAGARLVLFPELSLTGYTCGDLFAQQLLRTTAREALCALAEATAEIPAFALVGLPFLVDDRLYNCAALIGDGRVLGLVPKTFLPNTQEYYEQRWFTSAERLRVDTVELADDYVAISPSLLFNDITTGACIGIEICEDLWTASPPSGQLALAGANLILNPSASDELLGKAPYRRDLVKQQSARCLAAYAYASSGPGESSTDVVFSGHCLIAENGALLSESKRFQFESQIQCADIDIQRLSHERIINSSYSSAVATLTPDRIKIALPEAKTPTKKQPQAPLGTLRPNPARPFVPSDSAIRADACREIFAIQSTGLAKRLRHTGARKVVIGISGGLDSTLALLVTAHAFDLLGLDRAGIIAPTMPGFGTTKRTRGNAEKLVEQLGATLRIIPIGDSVMQHFSDIGHNPESHDVTYENAQARERTQILMDVANQVGGFVVGTGDLSESALGWCTFNGDHMSMYHVNASVPKTLVRYLIDWAAEAEFSGATTAVLHDIADTPISPELLPMGANDEILQQTEDVVGPYELHDFFLFHFLRHGAPPAKILYLAELAFGKRYSRAVLLKWLETFARRFFAQQFKRSAMPDGPKVGSVALSPRGDWRMPSDASSATWLAEIESLKPAKSRAKRR; the protein is encoded by the coding sequence GTGCCTGCCTCCTCCGATTTCGGCTTCCTTCGCATCGCCACCGTCTGCCCTGAGCTACGCGTGGCCGATGTCGTGTTCAACCTCGACCAACACCACCGCTGCCTCGCCCAGGCCGCCGCCGCCGGTGCCCGCCTCGTCCTCTTCCCCGAACTGAGTCTCACCGGCTACACCTGTGGCGATCTCTTCGCCCAGCAACTGCTCCGCACCACCGCCCGCGAAGCCCTCTGTGCTTTGGCCGAAGCCACTGCCGAGATCCCCGCCTTTGCTTTGGTTGGCCTCCCCTTTCTGGTCGACGACCGCCTCTACAACTGCGCCGCCCTTATCGGCGACGGTCGCGTCCTCGGACTCGTGCCCAAGACCTTCCTGCCCAACACGCAGGAGTATTACGAGCAACGTTGGTTCACCAGCGCCGAGCGCCTGCGCGTCGACACCGTCGAGCTCGCCGACGACTATGTGGCGATTTCGCCTTCGCTGCTCTTCAACGACATCACCACCGGTGCCTGCATCGGCATCGAGATTTGCGAGGACCTTTGGACTGCCAGCCCGCCCAGTGGCCAGCTGGCTCTCGCCGGCGCCAATCTCATCCTCAACCCCTCCGCCAGCGACGAACTCCTCGGCAAGGCCCCCTACCGCCGCGACTTGGTCAAACAACAGTCTGCGCGCTGCCTCGCCGCTTACGCTTACGCCAGCTCGGGTCCCGGTGAGTCCTCGACCGATGTCGTGTTCTCCGGCCACTGCCTCATCGCCGAAAACGGCGCCCTGTTGAGCGAGTCGAAACGCTTCCAGTTCGAGTCCCAGATCCAATGCGCGGACATCGACATCCAGCGTCTCTCTCACGAGCGCATCATCAATAGCTCCTATTCGAGCGCAGTCGCGACCCTCACGCCGGATCGCATCAAAATTGCCCTGCCCGAGGCAAAAACGCCGACGAAGAAGCAACCGCAGGCCCCGTTGGGCACCCTTCGCCCGAACCCCGCGCGCCCCTTTGTCCCGTCCGATTCCGCCATCCGCGCCGACGCCTGCCGCGAGATCTTCGCCATCCAGTCCACCGGCCTCGCCAAACGCCTGCGCCACACCGGCGCGCGCAAAGTCGTGATCGGCATCTCCGGCGGACTCGATTCCACCCTCGCCCTCCTGGTGACGGCACACGCCTTCGACCTGCTCGGACTCGACCGCGCCGGCATCATCGCGCCCACCATGCCGGGCTTTGGCACCACCAAACGCACCCGCGGCAATGCCGAAAAACTCGTCGAGCAACTCGGCGCCACCCTGCGCATCATCCCCATCGGCGACAGCGTGATGCAGCACTTCAGCGACATCGGACACAACCCGGAGTCACACGATGTGACTTACGAGAACGCCCAGGCTCGCGAGCGCACCCAAATCCTCATGGACGTGGCCAACCAGGTGGGCGGATTTGTCGTCGGCACCGGTGACCTGTCCGAATCCGCCCTCGGCTGGTGCACCTTCAATGGCGACCACATGTCGATGTATCACGTGAACGCCAGCGTTCCGAAAACCCTCGTGCGTTACCTCATCGACTGGGCCGCCGAAGCCGAGTTTTCCGGCGCCACCACCGCCGTGCTGCACGACATCGCTGACACCCCGATCAGCCCAGAACTGCTGCCGATGGGCGCAAATGACGAGATCTTGCAACAGACCGAGGACGTCGTCGGTCCCTACGAACTGCACGACTTTTTCCTCTTCCACTTCCTCCGCCACGGCGCCCCGCCGGCCAAAATCCTCTACCTGGCCGAGCTCGCATTCGGGAAACGCTACTCCCGCGCCGTGCTGCTCAAGTGGCTCGAAACCTTTGCCCGACGCTTCTTTGCCCAACAGTTTAAGCGCTCGGCCATGCCGGACGGCCCCAAGGTCGGCTCGGTCGCCCTCTCCCCGCGCGGCGACTGGCGCATGCCCTCCGATGCCTCCAGCGCCACCTGGCTCGCGGAGATCGAATCGCTTAAGCCGGCAAAATCTCGCGCAAAGCGCCGTTGA
- a CDS encoding NAD-dependent epimerase/dehydratase family protein: MKDKLIVVCGAGGFIGGHLVADLIRQGHTRIRAVDLKPLDRWYQRFDDVENLTLDLQGLAACRTAVKDAAWVYNLAADMGGMGFIENNKALCMLTVLINTHLLQAAREVGVERFFYSSSACVYAHDKQTDPTITGLREEDAYPAMPEDGYGWEKLFSERMCRHFTEDFGLLTRVARYHNVYGPHGTFDGGREKAPAAICRKVINAKLAGTNDIEIWGSGEQTRSFMFIDDCLQGTQAIMRSADITFPINLGSEEKVSINQLVDIVESIAGIELKRNYNLDAPKGVNGRNSENTLIRKMLGWEPSISLRTGMEKTYAWIYDQIKSGASKDSVVNIA; the protein is encoded by the coding sequence ATGAAGGATAAGCTTATTGTTGTCTGCGGCGCCGGCGGTTTCATCGGCGGACATCTCGTTGCAGACCTTATTCGCCAAGGCCACACGCGCATTCGTGCCGTGGACCTCAAACCCCTCGATCGCTGGTATCAACGTTTCGACGACGTCGAAAACCTCACGCTCGACCTCCAAGGCCTCGCGGCCTGCCGCACCGCGGTGAAGGACGCGGCCTGGGTCTACAACCTCGCCGCCGACATGGGCGGCATGGGCTTCATCGAGAACAACAAAGCGCTGTGCATGCTCACGGTGCTCATCAACACCCACCTCCTGCAGGCCGCCCGCGAAGTCGGCGTGGAGCGCTTCTTCTACTCCTCCTCCGCCTGCGTTTACGCGCACGACAAGCAGACCGATCCGACCATCACCGGCCTCCGCGAAGAGGATGCCTACCCCGCGATGCCCGAGGACGGTTACGGCTGGGAGAAACTCTTCTCCGAGCGCATGTGCCGCCACTTCACCGAGGACTTCGGTCTGCTGACCCGCGTGGCGCGCTACCACAATGTTTACGGCCCCCACGGCACCTTCGACGGTGGTCGTGAAAAGGCCCCGGCCGCCATCTGCCGCAAGGTCATCAACGCCAAGCTGGCCGGCACCAATGACATCGAAATCTGGGGCTCGGGCGAACAGACCCGCTCCTTCATGTTCATCGACGACTGCCTGCAGGGCACCCAGGCCATCATGCGCAGCGCCGACATCACCTTCCCGATCAATCTCGGCAGCGAGGAGAAGGTCTCGATCAACCAGCTCGTCGACATCGTCGAATCCATCGCCGGCATCGAGCTCAAGCGGAACTACAACCTCGACGCGCCGAAGGGCGTGAACGGCCGTAATTCCGAAAACACCCTCATCCGCAAGATGCTCGGCTGGGAGCCCTCCATCTCCCTGCGCACTGGCATGGAAAAGACCTACGCTTGGATCTACGACCAG